A region of Arabidopsis thaliana chromosome 5, partial sequence DNA encodes the following proteins:
- a CDS encoding uncharacterized protein (unknown protein; Has 30201 Blast hits to 17322 proteins in 780 species: Archae - 12; Bacteria - 1396; Metazoa - 17338; Fungi - 3422; Plants - 5037; Viruses - 0; Other Eukaryotes - 2996 (source: NCBI BLink).): MWECEMLEEEKMERVWVYAALALSDILFRSPYDLTTTPFLSLVALYYYCFTILK, encoded by the coding sequence ATGTGGGAATGTGAAAtgttggaggaggagaagatggagagagTGTGGGTCTATGCTGCTTTGGCACTTTCAGACATTTTATTCAGGTCCCCATATGACTTGACTACCActccctttctctctctagtagctctttattattattgtttcactatattaaaataa
- a CDS encoding RING/U-box superfamily protein (RING/U-box superfamily protein; FUNCTIONS IN: zinc ion binding; LOCATED IN: endomembrane system; EXPRESSED IN: 17 plant structures; EXPRESSED DURING: 8 growth stages; CONTAINS InterPro DOMAIN/s: Zinc finger, RING-type (InterPro:IPR001841), Zinc finger, C3HC4 RING-type (InterPro:IPR018957); BEST Arabidopsis thaliana protein match is: RING/U-box superfamily protein (TAIR:AT1G63840.1); Has 1807 Blast hits to 1807 proteins in 277 species: Archae - 0; Bacteria - 0; Metazoa - 736; Fungi - 347; Plants - 385; Viruses - 0; Other Eukaryotes - 339 (source: NCBI BLink).), translating into MGYPVGYTELLLPRIFLHLLSLLGLIRTLIDTGFRILGLPDFLESDPVSSSSSWLEPPYMSTAAHHHQESSFFFPVAARLAGEILPVIRFSELTRPGFGSGSDCCAVCLHEFENDDEIRRLTNCQHIFHRSCLDRWMMGYNQMTCPLCRTPFISDELQVAFNQRVWSESELLAESN; encoded by the coding sequence ATGGGTTATCCGGTGGGGTACACTGAGCTCCTCCTCCCAAGAATCTTCCTTCACTTACTCTCTCTCTTAGGCTTAATACGAACACTCATAGACACGGGTTTTCGGATATTGGGTCTACCCGACTTTCTCGAATCCGACCCGGTTTCATCGTCATCGTCATGGCTGGAACCACCGTATATGTCCACGGCGGCGCATCATCACCAAGAAAGCTCATTTTTCTTCCCAGTGGCGGCGAGGCTAGCTGGAGAAATCTTGCCCGTCATCAGATTCTCGGAGCTAACTCGACCCGGATTCGGATCCGGATCCGATTGCTGCGCGGTGTGCCTCCACGAGTTCGAGAACGATGACGAGATCCGACGGCTGACGAATTGTCAACACATATTTCACCGGAGCTGTTTAGACCGTTGGATGATGGGTTATAATCAGATGACGTGTCCACTTTGTAGAACGCCGTTTATTTCTGATGAGTTACAAGTTGCTTTTAACCAACGAGTTTGGTCTGAATCTGAACTTCTCGCAGAATCAAATTAG